The window GCTATTAAGATTGTCATACAGTTCGCGTTTTGTTATATGCCAAATCATATATCAGTCCTCAGTTATAAGCTTTCAGTTATCGGTTATCAGTTATCAGTTAAGACAGTCCTTGGAACACTTCCGTTCTCTGTGAAGGTTCCACTGCAAACCTCTTTAACTGAAAACTGAAAGGTTTTTCATGCCTCGCAGTGAGAGAAAACCGAACTGATAACTGACAACTATCCTACACTTCACTCCTTTGGAAAACCCAAAATATTACCATAAAGAGAATTAAGTTCATCATGAGCAGCAGGAGTAAATCCGGGAGTGCTCGCATCGCATTTATATGCACATCACTTCTCTGAAAAGAAAACTGAGGAAAATTTTCCCAGTCCGCTGACCCTTTGTCAGCAGAAAACCATCGTCGATCTTCAAACGCGTTTATATCGTAGAGATAGTCAATTACAGTCCTTCGGTACTTTCGCGTCGCCTCGTAAAAATCTCTGAGTCCGAATAGATCTGTACCTGCCCATGCTTGCGTCGCAGCATCATACATCCCGACTGGCGAGACCCTCAAAAAGATGCGATCAACTATCGCTGGCTGAACGTAAACAGATTCCATGACTTGTTTTCGTACAAGCCACGCCCGTTCCGCAGTGTCAATGGCCTTTGGCACGGTGAAGCGGTAATAGTTTTGCACGTGCGGCACCTGTGCTTCAAATTTATCATCAAGTTTCTCTATGGTTGAAACAGCAACATAGGTGTATAGAAGTGTTGACTGTATTTTATGCCACAACTCATAGTTGAAACCTGAGCCACCGTGCATGCCAAAATGTGGATCTTCCCCGACCATACCAAAACGCGGATCCTCTCCTGGAATAGGATCATTGGCAAGGAAATGCTTACGTTCTCGGTCAAATTCCTCCCATATCTGTTCAATCTGATTAAAAGCAGATTCCAGACGGTCTTGGGAAGGCTGCGCAGGAGTAATCCTAACAAGAATCACATTCGGATATACCAATACCCAAAACCCCCAGACAAACATAGCAAGCATTAGTGCAGTGCCAGTTCCGCGAGTTACTGCTGAAATCAACATACCGATGAGGTAGAACACCGACAGATACACAATTGAACTCAAGACAATACCACCGATACGAAGAAAATCATCAACGTTTAGTGAAATAGTGGGGGACGTGGTTAGCAAAATCACCACAAGGAGCAAACTCATCAAAAGCGGCACCAGCAGACATATCATTGCACTGATGTATTTCGCCAATAAGATTTTAGCACGACTCACCGGATGCGTTAGGACAAGACGCAATGTGCCGCGCTCACGTTCCCCGGCAAGTGCATCGTAGGCAAAAATAAGTGCCATAAGGCTCAGAACAACCTGAAAAATAAAGACAATATCAATCGAAGAAAAGAGATTCAGAAATGGATTCGTTGATCCATGCTTCTGACCATCCCACAGTGTGGGCACATAACTGTAATACACAAATACTTCGTTATTCAGCCGTTTATCCAATCCAACATTAAAGATACTCAACAGATTTGGTGGACGGATAACATCCCAACTTACGCCCGAATAGGTTTTTCTTTCCAGCATTGTCTCGTGATTCGATTTAACAGCAGCATTGTAACTTGCTAACCGTCGGTCATAATCCTTAATCAGCACAATGGTATTTGCAACAACAAGCAGCAGCATAATGAAAACCGCTGCTGCAAATCGGAACGTCATTAGATTGTCAAGGAGTTCTCGGCGAATGAGTGTTGTTAGCATCGTATTCCTCCAAAGTTTCAACAACTGGACAACAGATTAAGGTGCTTCCGTCGCACCTGCCTCCAAGTATTGCAGCGGACTTGCGACGATGTAATCTCCTGAATCTTCAAGAAATTGCTGGACGAGAAAAACGTGCCCAGCACCGATAATCAGTAAAATTCGATCGTCGGCGGATTCGGTGATACGCGTCAGGTTCACAAAAATTTTGAGATTCCAAGTATACCACAAATGTCCAACCCAATTGGCTCCTGGGTACTGATCGCCGAGTCCAACACGCGCCATCCGCAAGTACTCTTGATGGTCAGCGCGTATGTCTTCAGGTTGGTTGAGTCGTCTGTACAGGTCGATTATCGGTTCGTATTTCTCAGGTTCGATCCAGATTCTGCCATCTGCATCCTGTGTAACCTTCCCTTCAGCCGTAGGGGGTTGCCCCATGAGGTGCTCCTGATTGTGTGCTT of the Candidatus Poribacteria bacterium genome contains:
- a CDS encoding ABC transporter permease subunit; this encodes MLTTLIRRELLDNLMTFRFAAAVFIMLLLVVANTIVLIKDYDRRLASYNAAVKSNHETMLERKTYSGVSWDVIRPPNLLSIFNVGLDKRLNNEVFVYYSYVPTLWDGQKHGSTNPFLNLFSSIDIVFIFQVVLSLMALIFAYDALAGERERGTLRLVLTHPVSRAKILLAKYISAMICLLVPLLMSLLLVVILLTTSPTISLNVDDFLRIGGIVLSSIVYLSVFYLIGMLISAVTRGTGTALMLAMFVWGFWVLVYPNVILVRITPAQPSQDRLESAFNQIEQIWEEFDRERKHFLANDPIPGEDPRFGMVGEDPHFGMHGGSGFNYELWHKIQSTLLYTYVAVSTIEKLDDKFEAQVPHVQNYYRFTVPKAIDTAERAWLVRKQVMESVYVQPAIVDRIFLRVSPVGMYDAATQAWAGTDLFGLRDFYEATRKYRRTVIDYLYDINAFEDRRWFSADKGSADWENFPQFSFQRSDVHINAMRALPDLLLLLMMNLILFMVIFWVFQRSEV